In Macrobrachium rosenbergii isolate ZJJX-2024 chromosome 6, ASM4041242v1, whole genome shotgun sequence, a genomic segment contains:
- the LOC136839781 gene encoding pro-resilin-like isoform X1 — protein sequence MAMSRSGGWCNSEGLLREGPFSRRHNWLLPLRRQVSLLMVLVAAVFGAPSQPQYGYAPPPSYEEPAKYDFNYAVKDDYSGNDFGHEEARDGYDTQGSYYVLLPDGRLQKVSYNVNGDSGFVAEVTYEGEAQYPEYHPAPSYV from the exons ATGGCAATGTCAAGGTCAGGTGGGTGGTGTAATAGTGAGGGACTTCTTCGGGAAGGACCTTTCTCCCGTCGACACAATTGGCTCCTCCCTCTTCGACGTCAG GTTTCCTTGTTAATGGTCCTCGTGGCTGCTGTCTTTGGTGCCCCTTCCCAGCCACAGTATGGATACGCCCCTCCTCCTTCATACGAG GAACCTGCCAAGTACGACTTCAACTACGCCGTGAAGGACGACTACTCCGGCAACGACTTCGGCCACGAAGAGGCCCGAGATGGCTACGACACtcagggatcctactacgtccTCCTCCCCGACGGTCGCCTGCAGAAGGTGTCCTACAACGTCAACGGAGACTCAGGTTTTGTGGCTGAAGTCACTTACGAGGGAGAGGCTCAGTACCCTGAGTACCACCCGGCGCCTTCCTATGTTTAG
- the LOC136839781 gene encoding pro-resilin-like isoform X2, whose product MIAKVSLLMVLVAAVFGAPSQPQYGYAPPPSYEEPAKYDFNYAVKDDYSGNDFGHEEARDGYDTQGSYYVLLPDGRLQKVSYNVNGDSGFVAEVTYEGEAQYPEYHPAPSYV is encoded by the exons ATGATCGCTAAG GTTTCCTTGTTAATGGTCCTCGTGGCTGCTGTCTTTGGTGCCCCTTCCCAGCCACAGTATGGATACGCCCCTCCTCCTTCATACGAG GAACCTGCCAAGTACGACTTCAACTACGCCGTGAAGGACGACTACTCCGGCAACGACTTCGGCCACGAAGAGGCCCGAGATGGCTACGACACtcagggatcctactacgtccTCCTCCCCGACGGTCGCCTGCAGAAGGTGTCCTACAACGTCAACGGAGACTCAGGTTTTGTGGCTGAAGTCACTTACGAGGGAGAGGCTCAGTACCCTGAGTACCACCCGGCGCCTTCCTATGTTTAG